The DNA segment NNNNNNNNNNNNNNNNNNNNNNNNNNNNNNNNNNNNNNNNNNNNNNNNNNNNNNNNNNNNNNNNNNNNNNNNNNNNNNNNNNNNNNNNNNNNNNNNNNNNNNNNNNNNNNNNNNNNNNNNNNNNNNNNNNNNNNNNNNNNNNNNNNNNNNNNNNNNNNNNNNNNNNNNNNNNNNNNNNNNNNNNNNNNNNNNNNNNNNNNNNNNNNNNNNNNNNNNNNNNNNNNNNNNNNNNNNNNNNNNNNNNNNNNNNNNNNNNNNNNNNNNNNNNNNNNNNNNNNNNNNNNNNNNNNNNNNNNNNNNNNNNNNNNNNNNNNNNNNNNNNNNNNNNNNNNNNNNNNNNNNNNNNNNNNNNNNNNNNNNNNNNNNNNNNNNNNNNNNNNNNNNNNNNNNNNNNNNNNNNNNNNNNNNNNNNNNNNNNNNNNNNNNNNNNNNNNNNNNNNNNNNNNNNNNNNNNNNNNNNNNNNNNNNNNNNNNNNNNNNNNNNNNNNNNNNNNNNNNNNNNNNNNNNNNNNNNNNNNNNNNNNNNNNNNNNNNNNNNNNNNNNNNNNNNNNNNNNNNNNNNNNNNNNNNNNNNNNNNNNNNNNNNNNNNNNNNNNNNNNNNNNNNNNNNNNNNNNNNNNNNNNNNNNNNNNNNNNNNNNNNNNNNNNNNNNNNNNNNNNNNNNNNNNNNNNNNNNNNNNNNNNNNNNNNNNNNNNNNNNNNNNNNNNNNNNNNNNNNNNNNNNNNNNNNNNNNNNNNNNNNNNNNNNNNNNNNNNNNNNNNNNNNNNNNNNNNNNNNNNNNNNNNNNNNNNNNNNNNNNNNNNNNNNNNNNNNNNNNNNNNNNNNNNNNNNNNNNNNNNNNNNNNNNNNNNNNNNNNNNNNNNNNNNNNNNNNNNNNNNNNNNNNNNNNNNNNNNNNNNNNNNNNNNNNNNNNNNNNNNNNNNNNNNNNNNNNNNNNNNNNNNNNNNNNNNNNNNNNNNNNNNNNNNNNNNNNNNNNNNNNNNNNNNNNNNNNNNNNNNNNNNNNNNNNNNNNNNNNNNNNNNNNNNNNNNNNNNNNNNNNNNNNNNNNNNNNNNNNNNNNNNNNNNNNNNNNNNNNNNNNNNNNNNNNNNNNNNNNNNNNNNNNNNNNNNNNNNNNNNNNNNNNNNNNNNNNNNNNNNNNNNNNNNNNNNNNNNNNNNNNNNNNNNNNNNNNNNNNNNNNNNNNNNNNNNNNNNNNNNNNNNNNNNNNNNNNNNNNNNNNNNNNNNNNNNNNNNNNNNNNNNNNNNNNNNNNNNNNNNNNNNNNNNNNNNNNNNNNNNNNNNNNNNNNNNNNNNNNNNNNNNNNNNNNNNNNNNNNNNNNNNNNNNNNNNNNNNNNNNNNNNNNNNNNNNNNNNNNNNNNNNNNNNNNNNNNNNNNNNNNNNNNNNNNNNNNNNNNNNNNNNNNNNNNNNNNNNNNNNNNNNNNNNNNNNNNNNNNNNNNNNNNNNNNNNNNNNNNNNNNNNNNNNNNNNNNNNNNNNNNNNNNNNNNNNNNNNNNNNNNNNNNNNNNNNNNNNNNNNNNNNNNNNNNNNNNNNNNNNNNNNNNNNNNNNNNNNNNNNNNNNNNNNNNNNNNNNNNNNNNNNNNNNNNNNNNNNNNNNNNNNNNNNNNNNNNNNNNNNNNNNNNNNNNNNNNNNNNNNNNNNNNNNNNNNNNNNNNNNNNNNNNNNNNNNNNNNNNNNNNNNNNNNNNNNNNNNNNNNNNNNNNNNcccagtgttatacagtgacaggcctgtccccaccagtactgcaccccagtgttatacagtgacagacctgtccccaccagtactgtaccccagtgttatacagtgacagactggatcccaccagtactgtaccccagtgttatacagagacagactggatcccaccagtactgtaccccagtgttatacagtgacagacctgtccccaccagtactgtacccccagtgttatacagtgacagactggatcccaccagtactgtaccccagtgttatacagtgacaggcctgtccccaccagtactgtaccccagtgttatacagagacagactgGATCCCACCAGTTCTCCCACTGCTTGAGCCTGCGCAGTTGCCCGGCTCAGTTATTCGGACATTAGTCGAACATTGCGTGAGCTTGTGGTTTGAATTGTCGTAGCTGGGGTAGTGTGACATATTTAAAATAAGCGCGTGTCTTTGCCTTCCGGAGTGGGGACGGAGGCGGCACATACCGGGTTGTCTTCCTCAGTCTTTTTTTCCGGCACATTCTCTTTCTCCTGGGCTCTGTCCTCCTGGAGCGACCTCTGCCTCCTCATCTCTGCAGAGCAGAACGAGACCGATCAGACAGAATCCGACCCCATCTGCATTTCCCGCTCGGAGTAGCTGAAATGGTCTGAGAGCCGACGAACAGGGAAAGGGAGCGATGGTAAAGTCAGGGTCTAGTTGCAAAACCGGGAGGTTTCACTGGAGTGGCTGTGGGTGTTTTTCCACAGAAACTGCATTCCACGGTTGACCTGACCGGGGGCTTTAAAACTATgaaaggtctttttttttgttgttggggTAGATGTGGGAAATACTCTCACTccgaggcaattagggatgggtgcgCTCAGTGACTGAACTTTGATTGAGAGCTCAAATGGAGGCCCTCAACACAGGACCCACTTATAAATCAAGTTGGGAATTTCGGAAAGGTTTCCCTCACTCTGACGGCGGTACAAATGTCGAACTCACTCCCGCTTTGAGGGctatacagtggctcagtgggttagtgctgctgcctcagggtgccagggacccaggttcgattccaccctcaggagagtgtctgtgtggactttgcacattctcccgagtctgcgtggggtttcctccggatgctccggtttcctctctcagttcaaagatgtgcaggttagggtggattggccgtgcaaaattgtcccatagtgtccagggatgtgcaggttagggtggattggccgtgcaaaattgtcccatagtgcccagggatgtgcaggttagggtggattggccgtgctaaattgtcccatcgtgcccagggatgtgcaggNNNNNNNNNNNNNNNNNNNNNNNNNNNNNNNNNNNNNNNNNNNNNNNNNNNNNNNNNNNNNNNNNNNNNNNNNNNNNNNNNNNNNNNNNNNNNNNNNNNNNNNNNNNNNNNNNNNNNNNNNNNNNNNNNNNNNNNNNNNNNNNNNNNNNNNNNNNNNNNNNNNNNNNNNNNNNNNNNNNNNNNNNNNNNNNNNNNNNNNNNNNNNNNNNNNNNNNNNNNNNNNNNNNNNNNNNNNNNNNNNNNNNNNNNNNNNNNNNNNNNNNNNNNNNNNNNNNNNNNNNNNNNNNNNNNNNNNNNNNNNNNNNNNNNNNNNNNNNNNNNNNNNNNNNNNNNNNNNNNNNNNNNNNNNNNNNNNNNNNNNNNNNNNNNNNNNNNNNNNNNNNNNNNNNNNNNNNNNNNNNNNNNNNNNNNNNNNNNNNNNNNNNNNNNNNNNNNNNNNNNNNNNNNNNNNNNNNNNNNNNNNNNNNNNNNNNNNNNNNNNNNNNNNNNNNNNNNNNNNNNNNNNNNNNNNNNNNNNNNNNNNNNNNNNNNNNNNNNNNNNNNNNNNNNNNNNNNNNNNNNNNNNNNNNNNNNNNNNNNNNttgtcccatagtgcccaaggatgtgcaggttagggtggattggccgtgctaaattgtcccatcgtgcccagggatgtgcaggttagctgtgttagccaggggtaaatgtagagtaatatggtaggggaatgggtccgggtgggttacgtttcagagtgtcagtgtgggtcTGTTGAGCCGAaggacatgtttccacactggagggaatcctTGTTTGACTTGGTGTGTCTGCACTGGTGAGGCCCACAGTGCCAAGGGCATCAGGGGAGGGAAAGATGGCACCAAGGTTCCTGACGGTTGTCCTGGAGGCGGTGGCAAAGAGGTCTCGTACGTAGCACCTCCTCACCCAGGCCCGTGTGACGGAGCACTTAGCAAGAAGGGAGTGTGACGTTGGACACTTCCTTGCCTTGTTCAGGTCTCCGCCTTTGTCTTCCACGGTCCGGTTCATTTGTCGGGGGTTTTATAAGATGGCGCGGAGAGCGGTGAGACTGCGCAACACCGTATCCTGCAACAGGATACACCAGACGGTAAATACATCGGTCAACACAGTTGAGATGAGCTTCAACAAAGTCTGTTCGCCAGCTCTCGGCTGTGTGATAGGAGGGAGCGCACACGGGGGTTACCTCAGCATGGAGGACGTACTCTTGAGCACAGGGTGCAGGCAGTTAGCACGggcttgattggctgaatggccgcTCCTCTGCAGATGGATTCTCAGACAGAACCGCCCCTCCGCCAATGGCTGGAAGGTGTCAACACAGGAGACGTAACCCTGGGGTCACACGTGTTTGGCAGGCACCACCCTCAAGATGGTACCGTTAAACTCAGCGTTCACGGTCAACCCCTGAGGAAGAGAGTGTCACTGGAAGGAGAAGGGGAAGGATGATCGAGGGAGGGGGTTGCGAAACATCCCCGACTGTCTCGGATTCACCCAGGTGCCTGACGGTTGGCCCAGAGAAGGTCATACCTGGGCGATGGTCAGCGCCATGTTGGACTCCAGCCTGATGGGGCGAAGTCACCCTGGGGTGAGACTCGGAGCAGATTTCCACCTGGACTTCAGTGACATCCACCTGCCAAAAGAAACCATGTCAAATGCAACAGCCTGATCCACTGCAGGACGGAGAGGGGGTCTTCAAGCAGAACTCACTcaacactgtcggagggtcagtactgagggagtgccgcactgtcagagggtcagggctgagggagtgccgcactgtcggagggtcagtactgagggagtgctgcattgtcggagggtcagtgctgagggtgtgttacattgtcggagggtcagtactgagggagtgctgcactgtcggagggtcatggAGTGACTATTGGACCAGGAGCAGGGGACAATTTCGCTGTGTTCCCTGTACCTGTGTTTCTCACTCAAACTGCAAGCATTGATCACATGATTGTTTGTGGAATTTTGCTGTGCTAATattaactgcaacatttaagttTAAAGGGAACTTTACTCCATCCCTAACACCATGTGggagatttaggggagatgtcagttctttacacagagagtggtgggtgtgcggaacgcactgccagcagtggccgtagagtcagatacattagggacacaTAAGCGACTCTTGGATGACAGTAAAGTGAAGGGGTtgtcggttagtctgatcttagaggaggataaaaggctggcagcacatcgagggccgaagggcccgtactgtgctgtactgctctgtatTCTAACCcctatccctgtcctggggagtgtttgatggggggacagtgtagagggagctttactctgtattctaacccctatccctgtcctggggagtgtttgatgggggacagtgtagagagagctttactctgtatctaacccctgtccctgtcctggggagtgtttgatggggggacagtgtagagagagctttactctgtatctaaccctgtgcagtccccacccctgtccctgtcctggggagtgtttgatgggggacagtgtagagagagctttactctttatctaaccttgtgttgtccctgtcctggggagtgtttgatggggggacagtgtagagggagctttactctgtatctaaccccatgtcgTCCCTGCCCTGATACAAATTTTGTGCTTTGAAACTGCAGAAAAGGATTGTATTTGATGTTTATGTTGTTTCAAATTTGTATGTGGTTTCCTGGTCTCTGTCTTCTGGTTCTGAAAACAACTCAGCTAAGGTCCTGTCAAAAGTGAAAGCAGTCCCGAGGTTTGGCTTTAGCTGATGGGTGCCGGGTAACTGTGTGTGAAAATCAATCTGGGATTTTTCTGCTGACTGTCCAGCccctgtttgtgtttcagtgtcagctcctgtccTGTATAGTCAACAAACCGGGTATTATGCAATGTGTATGTTCAtttttgtgtatctgtgtgtaattgtatgtgtgtgtgtggtgtgtgtatgttgagagagagagagagagtgtgtgtgtgtgtgtgtgtgtgtgtgtactgagCCAAGGTACTGGATCTTACTTTCAATGGTACTTTCAACAGAAAGCCTTAAACAATGCCAGTGGGAATTACAGCTCGAGCTCAGACAGGACAGAGCTGGCCATTGAATCTTTCCAGTCCCAGCACCAAGGCTGGGACTGGAAAGTGTCTCTTGATCAACAAGTGACCAGTAAATTCATCGACCTCACGATGCCAGGTAATCCATTCTTCATTCATGATCTGTGCTCATTCTTCACTGGGGATCTACTAAAGACTTGACATGAACactctaaaaaaaaaatgcctcagGCACTccgtctcgcagcatctgtggggagagggagacagacagacagacagagttaatgttgcaggtTATAAACACAAAGGGCtgaaaaaactcagtaggtctggcagcagcttatgtatgagagagagagagagtgtgggtgtgtgtgtgtcgatgtgtgtgtgtgagagagagtgtgggtgtgtgtgtgtcgatgtgtgtgtgtgagagagagtgtgggtgtgtgtgtgtgtgtctgtatactctctcactcacacacacacacacccactctctctctctctctctctccctctctctctctctgtctctcacagacacacacagtccctcCAGGTTGCCACCCCTGCCCCTCACTCTGAACCAGGAgccctcctgctcctgtttacCTCCGGCCTTGACCCGCTGCTCACCACGTCGGTCTGGCAGTGAGTGGCATCAGTCTCCTCCACAGAGTCACTGCGCCTCCGGGAGCGCCTCTTCCTGACCAGGTCGGCGTCCCGGATGTGGGAGAAGCCGGACTTGCCCGTCCTTCCTGGGGACCTGCTCTCCGACGACAGGGAGCGCTGCATCCGTTCCGGCCGGCCACCCCCGTGCCCTCCTCCTGGGGGTGAGGTTCCGCCGCTGGGCTCCCCCGGCCTCGCCTGGTCCATCCTGTCCACTTCTGCCGCCCTTCCCATCTGCTGAGGAGCCTCCCGTGAGGTCTCCTGCTCCCCGGGGCCGGCTCTCATCCCAGACTCTTCGGCGACAGGAGGCGTCGTGGTGCCAGGTTTTGGGCCCTCAGCTCCGTCCTCGGGGAGAGTCGCCACTTCGGGCCTTGCTCCGTCCTCTGATTTGGCCAAGGCTGACGCTGGGGCATCTTCCCTGTGGGACAATTCCACGGCGTTCCCATCGCCCAATCTCTCCGCTTCCAGCTCCTCATTGGTCACTGCCGCCGTCTGCTCCTGTAGTTTGCTGCCCAGCCCCACACCGGCCTGCTCCAGGGCCTTCCCATCATACCCCTGGGCAGCCGTCCTCCCATCAGCCTCGGGGTCAGGCAGTTCCTCATCGCCGACTGTGATAGGCAGAGCCCCAGACTTCTCCCGGAGCTCTGGGGTTGCCAACGACCCCGTATCCTCAGCAGAGCAAGGCTCTTTGGCCTTTGCAAGATCATCCAACACTGGTGTCCCAATGGGTGCTCCATCATCCTCTCTAATGACCAGTTGGCCTCCCTTCCCATGGTCCTCCAAGACTCTCACCCCCTTGGGTATTTCATCATCCTCTGTGATGACCAGTTGGCCACTTTCCAAATGGTGCTCTGAAGGTCTTGTTTCCGTGGGTAAACTATTATCCTCAGTAATGACCAGTGGGCTACTCTTCCCATGGTCCTTGGTGCATGCCCCCATGGATATCCCATCATCCTCTGTAATGACCAGTTGGCTAGTCTTCCCATGGTCCTCCAAGGTGCTTGCCCCCATCGATATTCCATCATCCTCTGTAATGACCAGGTGGTTACTCTTCCCATAATCCTCTGAGGCTCTTGCCCTCATGGGTATGTCATCATCCTCTGTAATAACCAGTTGGCCACTCTTCCCATGGTCCTCTGAGGCTCTTGACCCCACGGGTGTCCCAACATCCTCGGTGATGACCACTTGGCCGTTCTTCCCATGATCCTCCGAGGCTGGCGGCCCCGTGGGTCCCCCCTCCACCTCTGCCATGGCCGCACCCCGGTGCTTCTTGCGAGTCATGGGCACAGGCGCCCCCTGGGCACCTGCCTGGCCCTCCAAGGCCGGGGCATCCCCGGACGTCGCGGGACCCTCGAGTGCGTCGGCCGGTGTCAAGGGAGCACGACCCGGAGCCGGGGGCCCCGCCCCTGTGGCCGGCCTGGCCTCTGTAGCTTGGGGGCCTAGCATGGCGACCGAAGCCTGGGGTTGGTAACCGGAGGTAACCGCCGCGGGGGAGCCCATACTGGGCCTGGGGGATTCTAGGTCCTCGCTGCCGCTGGCCAAGCCTTTGCTGGCCCTCTTCAGGGCCTCCTTCTTAGGCCTGCCAGGCCTCTGTGGTACCGGGGCTGACAGTTGTGCCTCCATTCTCTCCGAGTAAAACTGGACGGGGTCCAGGGAGCTGTGCGAGTCCGAGTCAAAGTTGCCTACCTTGTAGGTGCTCTCGCTGCTGTTCTCCTCGATGTGCACCACGTTGAGCTCCTGCCCGGTGAAGTGGGCCCGGATCTGGCACAGGTAGGTCATGACGATGAGCTTGTCGGGAATGGCGAGGAGCACCATGTCCGCCGGCTCCAGGAGCCGGGAGATGCCGAGGCTAGCGAAGCCGTCGAAGGCCTGCAGAGGGTCGGGGGTGAGAGGATGTTAAAAGGGACGGGCAGTGACAGCAATGTTATTTAATGTTTCCCCCCAACACAACGGGTAGCTGGGATGTGGAGAACGGGGTAGCACCTGCTCGGATACCCTTCCCACCTGCCCTTGTCCCGGTAGAATCCCAACAgcgaccattctgcccatcgagacTGCACTGACATTCCAAAGAGCCCAGactccaaccccaccaccccacccctcaACATATCACAtcccataactccacatttcccatggccaatccaccctaacctgcacatccctgggcactatgggacaatttagcatggccaatccaccataacctgcacatccctgggcactatgggacaatttagcacggccaatccaccctaacctgcgcatctttggactgtgggaggaaaccgggggcCTAGTTCTTGTGAAGGCTCGAGGCCTAGCTCTCACGAAAGCCTGAGGACTGGTCTTCTGCTCACCTTCTTGTTGTTGGTCTTGATATCGTGAGGGTCCAGCGAGGAGTAATCTCTGagggaaggaggagaggggaagaTGGAATGGTGAGTAGACAAGAACGAGAGGACTAAAGACCCTCCCCTCCCGCTCCCTTTCCGATATCCCTCGAACCACCCATTTGGGGGGGAacggcaaggccaacatttgaaGACCGATTATCCTTGAGAAGGACGGATTCAGTCCGAGCTTGACGAGTCTGTGGGACAGTTCTCCCGATTTTGTAAGTAACCCCGAAAcctctccccccacaccccccccccaacccctaaACCCCCTCCCNNNNNNNNNNNNNNNNNNNNNNNNNNNNNNNNNNNNNNNNNNNNNNNNNNNNNNNNNNNNNNNNNNNNNNNNNNNNNNNNNNNNNNNNNNNNNNNNNNNNNNNNNNNNNNNNNNNNNNNNNNNNNNNNNNNNNNNNNNNNNNNNNNNNNNNNNNNNNNNNNNNNNNNNNNNNNNNNNNNNNNNNNNNNNNNNNNggggggagggggggggaaatcaCAGTTTTATCCTATCTCTGCTGGGTGACTCATTGTTCAAGTCAAACCCTGTGGATCCATCTCCCAAAGCTTACAGGACACACCTGCCAGAGCTCAGCTTAGGGGCATTGTGTCCCATAGAGAGGAGAACACGTCCGAAAGATGATGCTGGTGCCGGTGTtgagctggggtggacaaagttaaatatcacacgacgccagattatagcccaacaggtttatttgaaatcacaagcttttggagagttgctccttcatcaggtgaagcattaaagatggggagagagagagagagagagagagagggtgcagaagcaatttacatgAAGGGTTCCGGGGGATGAGAAACCTCAGGGACGGGGATAGAGTGAAGATGCTGGGGGCCGCTCcccctcagtgaggggaaggccGAGAGAGGGAGAGGTTTTCAAAAGCACGGAGCGGGGAGGGGGGGCCGGTGGATGGGGTGGATAGGGAGGAGGTGTTCCCGCtgggaaaagggaacgggaatgggagggagagggggCGTGGATTTAAAGTGAGGGACAAACAAAGCGAGGGCGATGTGAGGGGTAAACATTTCCACCCAGCGAGCGGTGAGGGGGTGGGGTACCCTGCCTGGAAATATAGGGGAGGGTCAATGGAGGGATTCAAGAGGGAGGGGGGCATTAGATGGAAATTGTAGGCAGGGATACGGGGGAAAAGGGCAGGGGATTGGCATTGGGGGATAGAACCGGGGCAGGTAGGGTGGGCCCAATGGCCTCCACCCAACACTGTAACAATTCAGAGAAAGGTGACTCAGCAGGAGGGAACAAGCAGGGCACAGGGGCTGCGACGGTAAAGGAGAAGAGCTGAGCTGCTGGGAGCGTTCTGTCGACCGTCCACGGctaggggagggagggaggagcgTGACCCTGGCCAGCGGCGCTAACTCAATGCAGCAGCACATACATGAGTTCCGGGTGGAAGTGGTGCAGGATGGCGCAGAAGGCAAGGCCGTTCCTCCAGGAGGTGGTGAAATTGGTGATCTTCAGCCGCTGGTAATCCTGCGTTACTGCCCTGCACCAGTCCAGCAGGGAGCGGCTGGCATTGGCCAGACTCTGGACCGGGCTCTGCTGGAAAAAGGCAacgggttggggggggggagcagaGAAATGGAGAGAACACAGTCAGATTTGCCTGACAACTTCAAAATAGACCCAAGGTCAGTCCAGACTCACTCGTTGTGTCCCAGATAAATTTACTTCCAAACACCACAGTGCAGGATTCCGACACAGGTTCCCAGAGCAGGCCTGCACCTGATTAGCCCAGTGATAGAACTGTACCGAACGCTGTCTACGATTCTCCAAGTCACAAGTCCAG comes from the Chiloscyllium plagiosum isolate BGI_BamShark_2017 chromosome 45, ASM401019v2, whole genome shotgun sequence genome and includes:
- the LOC122543867 gene encoding uncharacterized protein LOC122543867 translates to MAESNVGARDSQETAAGPALQSPVQSLANASRSLLDWCRAVTQDYQRLKITNFTTSWRNGLAFCAILHHFHPELIDYSSLDPHDIKTNNKKAFDGFASLGISRLLEPADMVLLAIPDKLIVMTYLCQIRAHFTGQELNVVHIEENSSESTYKVGNFDSDSHSSLDPVQFYSERMEAQLSAPVPQRPGRPKKEALKRASKGLASGSEDLESPRPSMGSPAAVTSGYQPQASVAMLGPQATEARPATGAGPPAPGRAPLTPADALEGPATSGDAPALEGQAGAQGAPVPMTRKKHRGAAMAEVEGGPTGPPASEDHGKNGQVVITEDVGTPVGSRASEDHGKSGQLVITEDDDIPMRARASEDYGKSNHLVITEDDGISMGASTLEDHGKTSQLVITEDDGISMGACTKDHGKSSPLVITEDNSLPTETRPSEHHLESGQLVITEDDEIPKGVRVLEDHGKGGQLVIREDDGAPIGTPVLDDLAKAKEPCSAEDTGSLATPELREKSGALPITVGDEELPDPEADGRTAAQGYDGKALEQAGVGLGSKLQEQTAAVTNEELEAERLGDGNAVELSHREDAPASALAKSEDGARPEVATLPEDGAEGPKPGTTTPPVAEESGMRAGPGEQETSREAPQQMGRAAEVDRMDQARPGEPSGGTSPPGGGHGGGRPERMQRSLSSESRSPGRTGKSGFSHIRDADLVRKRRSRRRSDSVEETDATHCQTDVVSSGSRPEVDVTEVQVEICSESHPRVTSPHQAGVQHGADHRPEMRRQRSLQEDRAQEKENVPEKKTEEDNPVCAASVPTPEGKDTRLF